A single Eleginops maclovinus isolate JMC-PN-2008 ecotype Puerto Natales chromosome 5, JC_Emac_rtc_rv5, whole genome shotgun sequence DNA region contains:
- the lrrtm1 gene encoding leucine-rich repeat transmembrane neuronal protein 1: MLMDFLLIGLYLKWPLKKPPGLILCLLGIFLRTVPLVEGVCPRLCRCDSKLLYCEGLNLTDIPRNLSSAMGLSMRENNLTELREGQMVGLSQLTWLYLDHNNIDIVEEGAFDRLRRVKELDLSSNRIESLPNGTFRPLPNLRILDLSYNRLQVLEPDLFHGLRKLTNLHLRYNALKFVPVRIFQDCRSMQFLDLGYNQLQSLARNSFAGLFKLTELHLEHNELVKVNLAHFPRLISLRTLYMHNNRATVVVNTLDWTWHFLEKIDLSANEIEYMEPHVYESAPNLKVLMLDSNRLTSVDQRILDSWSSLDSITLAGNDWECSRNVCALASWLSAFQGQRDNSLLCSSPDTAQGEDVLDAVYAFQLCENSPMEVNTAGLYPSTRDLAQGGSVFLGPFTPNPYEGEGSEVVTSSFTVTVGHDDLESTMQIHKVVTGTMALIFSFLIIVLMLYVAWKCFPAGIRQLRQCFSSQRRKQKQKQSMQQMAAISTPEYYVDYKPNHIEGALVIINEYGSCTCQQQPSRECEV; encoded by the coding sequence ATGCTAATGGATTTCCTTCTAATTGGACTGTACTTAAAGTGGCCACTGAAGAAGCCCCCTGGGTTGATACTGTGTTTATTGGGAATATTTCTCAGAACGGTTCCCTTGGTAGAGGGGGTTTGTCCAAGGCTGTGCCGCTGCGACAGCAAGCTGCTGTACTGCGAGGGGCTCAACCTCACAGACATTCCCCGCAATCTGAGCAGTGCCATGGGGCTGTCCATGAGAGAGAACAACCTGACCGAGCTGCGTGAAGGCCAAATGGTAGGTCTGTCACAGCTCACCTGGCTCTACTTAGATCACAACAACATTGACATTGTAGAGGAGGGTGCATTTGACAGGCTAAGACGGGTCAAGGAGTTGGACCTCAGCAGCAACCGGATTGAGAGTCTGCCAAATGGTACCTTCAGGCCCCTCCCAAACCTGCGTATCCTGGACCTGTCATACAACAGGCTGCAGGTACTAGAACCTGACCTGTTCCATGGCCTTAGAAAGCTCACAAACCTGCATTTGCGCTACAATGCTCTCAAGTTTGTGCCAGTGCGGATTTTTCAAGACTGTCGGAGCATGCAGTTTCTGGACTTGGGATACAACCAACTGCAGAGTCTTGCAAGAAACTCCTTCGCTGGCCTCTTCAAGTTGACTGAGCTGCATCTTGAGCACAATGAGCTGGTGAAAGTCAACCTAGCCCATTTTCCTCGCCTCATCTCTTTACGCACTCTGTACATGCACAATAATCGTGCTACAGTTGTTGTCAATACACTGGACTGGACATGGCATTTTTTAGAGAAGATCGACCTGTCAGCCAATGAAATTGAGTACATGGAGCCACATGTTTATGAGAGTGCACCCAACCTCAAGGTGTTGATGCTAGACTCCAATCGGTTGACCTCTGTGGACCAGCGCATCCTGGACTCCTGGTCATCTCTGGACAGCATTACCCTGGCAGGGAATGACTGGGAGTGCAGTCGCAACGTGTGTGCCTTGGCCTCTTGGCTGAGTGCCTTCCAAGGCCAGCGTGACAATTCCCTGCTGTGTTCAAGCCCCGACACCGCACAGGGGGAGGACGTGTTGGATGCTGTCTATGCTTTTCAGCTATGTGAGAATTCCCCAATGGAGGTAAATACAGCAGGCCTGTACCCCTCTACAAGGGATCTGGCCCAGGGCGGATCTGTTTTCCTGGGCCCATTTACTCCAAACCCTTATGAGGGTGAGGGTAGTGAGGTGGTCACCAGTTCTTTCACTGTCACAGTGGGCCATGATGACCTGGAGAGCACCATGCAGATCCACAAGGTTGTGACTGGCACCATGGCActcatcttttcctttctcatcATTGTGCTCATGCTGTATGTGGCATGGAAGTGCTTTCCAGCCGGAATAAGGCAACTGAGGCAATGCTTTAGCAGCCAACGTCGTAAGCAGAAGCAAAAGCAAAGCATGCAGCAGATGGCTGCGATTTCAACGCCGGAGTACTATGTTGACTATAAACCTAACCACATTGAGGGAGCTTTGGTAATCATCAATGAATATGGCTCTTGCACTTGCCAACAGCAACCTTCTCGGGAATGTGAGGTGTGA